A single Saccharolobus shibatae B12 DNA region contains:
- a CDS encoding MFS transporter, translated as MKREDFLLVLASSVGGIVWGANTVIMALYLKSLGLNPLTIGVILGSAIIVNTLLSLFWAVLGDAYGRKKFVYISRGVGGLSFLLLLITPYAYLFTNQGYGLISSILAEKSGDLDKAMAYRSSLNTIFSVVGSLLPIALNYRSIIALDSIVTFLSLLLLIPVKENYKGTRKVTLKISSFKVLGKLSTEAIIGLGAGVLLPMLSLWFNLRFHATASSLSPIYAISEITLALGTLTSPFLAKTLGRIKAIVITHFAAIALLFIMPFSTSLFIAGVIYIMRNVLMNSTGPLMNSLVFKVVKEEERSRVNSMLQLLDAIPRSLGPNLTGYLFYIGNLNMPFFITGSLYLVATILFYNFFKDIKI; from the coding sequence ATGAAAAGAGAGGATTTTTTATTAGTGTTAGCTTCCTCCGTAGGGGGAATAGTTTGGGGAGCTAACACGGTTATAATGGCGTTATATCTGAAATCACTTGGTCTAAATCCCTTAACAATAGGAGTAATATTGGGAAGCGCTATAATAGTTAATACGTTATTATCCTTATTCTGGGCAGTATTGGGAGACGCTTACGGGAGGAAGAAATTCGTATACATATCTAGAGGTGTTGGAGGACTCTCCTTTCTTCTACTCCTAATAACCCCTTATGCTTATCTTTTTACAAACCAAGGTTATGGTCTAATCTCCTCAATACTAGCTGAGAAAAGTGGAGATTTGGATAAGGCAATGGCTTATAGGTCATCCTTAAATACAATTTTTTCCGTAGTAGGTTCCTTACTGCCAATAGCGCTAAACTATAGAAGCATTATAGCACTTGACAGTATCGTAACGTTCTTATCGTTATTACTACTCATTCCAGTTAAGGAAAATTATAAGGGAACAAGGAAAGTGACGCTTAAGATCTCTTCCTTTAAGGTGTTAGGAAAACTCTCAACCGAGGCAATAATAGGATTGGGAGCAGGGGTCTTGTTACCTATGTTATCTTTATGGTTCAACTTAAGGTTTCACGCTACAGCTTCATCGCTTTCTCCAATATATGCAATATCAGAGATAACCTTAGCATTGGGTACCTTAACCTCGCCGTTTTTAGCTAAAACATTGGGTAGAATAAAAGCAATAGTAATAACGCATTTTGCCGCAATAGCCCTCCTATTTATAATGCCATTTTCCACTTCCTTATTTATTGCTGGAGTAATTTACATAATGAGAAACGTATTAATGAATTCGACTGGGCCATTGATGAATAGCTTAGTTTTCAAAGTTGTGAAAGAAGAGGAAAGGAGTAGGGTAAATAGTATGCTTCAGCTCCTTGATGCAATTCCCCGATCTTTAGGACCTAATCTGACAGGTTATTTATTTTATATTGGAAACTTAAATATGCCCTTCTTCATAACGGGATCGTTGTATCTGGTTGCAACAATTCTCTTCTATAACTTCTTTAAGGATATAAAAATATGA
- the lipA gene encoding lipoyl synthase, translating into MEKKVQITVYENENFKRVAEIVKTKSISTVCEEALCPNIMECWGSGTATFMIMGSICTRGCRFCYVLKGKPLQLDDEEPKRVAEAVKEMKLDYVVITSVDRDDLVDGGAQHFANVVKAVKELNPGVVVEVLTPDFRGDFNAVKKVIDAGVDVFAHNVETVRRLTPLVRDPRASYEQSLNVLKYAKNVIKKSSILLGFGETWDEIIETMRDLRSVGVNILVLSQYMRPSRKQLEVKKRYTFEEFRKLEEIAYSMGFSAVVSLPLARTSYKAKETYLKAIENAKSSS; encoded by the coding sequence ATGGAGAAAAAAGTTCAAATTACAGTTTACGAAAATGAAAACTTCAAAAGAGTTGCGGAGATTGTAAAGACAAAAAGTATTTCCACAGTATGTGAAGAGGCCTTATGTCCAAACATTATGGAATGTTGGGGGTCTGGAACTGCGACATTTATGATCATGGGAAGCATTTGTACTAGAGGTTGTAGATTTTGTTATGTGTTAAAGGGAAAGCCCTTGCAATTGGACGATGAAGAACCTAAAAGGGTTGCAGAAGCGGTAAAGGAGATGAAACTGGATTACGTTGTAATAACTAGCGTTGATAGAGACGATCTAGTTGATGGGGGAGCGCAACACTTCGCTAACGTAGTAAAAGCAGTAAAAGAACTTAACCCAGGTGTAGTAGTTGAAGTGTTAACCCCAGACTTTAGGGGAGATTTTAACGCAGTTAAAAAGGTAATTGATGCGGGGGTTGACGTATTTGCACATAACGTTGAGACTGTAAGAAGATTAACACCATTAGTAAGAGACCCTAGAGCCTCATATGAGCAAAGCCTTAATGTTTTAAAATACGCAAAAAACGTAATAAAAAAATCCTCGATCCTATTAGGTTTTGGTGAGACCTGGGATGAGATAATTGAGACCATGAGAGATTTGAGAAGTGTAGGAGTTAATATATTGGTACTTTCACAATACATGAGGCCTAGTCGTAAACAATTGGAGGTTAAGAAGCGTTATACTTTTGAGGAATTTAGGAAGCTTGAGGAAATAGCCTACTCTATGGGTTTTTCAGCCGTGGTCTCCCTACCATTAGCTAGAACCTCTTATAAGGCGAAAGAGACATATTTAAAGGCGATTGAAAATGCTAAGAGTAGTAGTTGA
- the wrbA gene encoding NAD(P)H:quinone oxidoreductase, producing the protein MECPKILVLFYGYGSIVDLAKNVAEGAKEITKEVKLARVKEYLPEEMVKKFRIPIDTVKDIPEATLSDLEWADGIVMGSPTRYGNMTGQLKLFLDQTAELWIKGALYGKPVGFFTEASTIHGGHESTILAMANYAYHHGMIIVPVGYGIREVSSTMTGGSPYGASHLGNKKELDENEIAIAKFLGKRVAEVAKKLRC; encoded by the coding sequence ATGGAATGCCCTAAAATCCTTGTCCTATTCTATGGATATGGTTCGATAGTTGATTTAGCTAAAAATGTGGCAGAAGGAGCTAAGGAAATAACAAAAGAAGTCAAATTGGCTAGAGTAAAGGAATATCTCCCAGAGGAAATGGTTAAGAAATTCAGAATTCCTATTGATACCGTTAAGGATATACCAGAAGCTACATTGTCCGACCTTGAATGGGCTGATGGAATTGTGATGGGATCTCCAACTAGATATGGGAATATGACTGGTCAATTAAAATTGTTTTTAGACCAAACTGCCGAATTGTGGATAAAAGGGGCATTGTACGGAAAACCAGTGGGATTCTTCACGGAGGCGTCAACAATACATGGAGGACATGAGAGTACAATATTAGCAATGGCGAATTACGCTTACCATCATGGAATGATAATAGTTCCAGTAGGATATGGAATAAGGGAAGTATCAAGCACTATGACTGGGGGAAGTCCATATGGAGCATCACACTTGGGAAATAAGAAGGAACTAGATGAAAACGAGATTGCTATTGCGAAGTTTCTAGGCAAAAGAGTTGCAGAAGTTGCAAAGAAGTTGAGATGTTAA
- a CDS encoding biotin/lipoyl-containing protein encodes MQAELKMPEDIWPRRRDWGGEIVSLYIKEGSEIKVGDVIAEVEIEKAILKILSQYNGKVVKVLVKEGDKVSPGSVIALIEV; translated from the coding sequence GTGCAAGCTGAGTTAAAGATGCCTGAAGATATATGGCCTAGAAGAAGGGATTGGGGAGGGGAAATAGTCTCGTTATACATAAAAGAAGGAAGCGAAATTAAGGTAGGAGATGTTATAGCTGAGGTTGAAATTGAGAAGGCAATATTGAAGATTTTATCCCAGTACAATGGTAAGGTAGTTAAAGTTTTGGTGAAAGAAGGAGATAAGGTATCGCCTGGATCAGTTATAGCGTTAATAGAGGTTTAG
- a CDS encoding NAD(P)/FAD-dependent oxidoreductase, with protein sequence MQDERVVILGGGFAGIAAKLVYPNAILVDERDFMVVTPRLVEVIEKNLPLSYALIHRKVDVKAKVLKVDFKEKKVITTEGEIKFDKLIIALGYEQDLSRIKGAENYGKGFTLENVEKIKSFKEGSIVTILGGGALGVELAGALRKRGHIVNLLEAENRLVPYLTPDFSKEVQKVLERQGVNVILRAKVEEVKENEVVTTQGRIRSDYVIFSAGFSGPKIVREMGLSNKNNRMLVDKFLRSVDYDFVYGAGDCANFRDGFIPQSAQVSLQAGEVAMNNAIKGEKVEFKPVQKAIVFKIGDDYIGLVKNTVISGPIAALIKSFAISSLEGKVKKVNKFVLAI encoded by the coding sequence ATGCAAGATGAAAGAGTAGTAATATTAGGAGGAGGATTTGCTGGTATTGCAGCTAAGTTAGTGTATCCTAATGCAATACTCGTTGACGAAAGGGACTTCATGGTGGTTACTCCAAGGTTGGTAGAGGTTATAGAGAAGAACCTTCCTTTATCATACGCCTTAATTCATAGGAAAGTTGACGTTAAGGCTAAGGTTTTAAAGGTTGACTTTAAGGAGAAGAAGGTAATAACAACTGAGGGTGAAATCAAGTTCGATAAGTTAATAATTGCGTTGGGTTATGAGCAAGATTTGAGTAGGATAAAGGGGGCTGAAAATTACGGTAAAGGATTTACCCTGGAAAACGTGGAAAAGATTAAGTCTTTTAAAGAGGGTTCGATAGTCACAATTCTTGGAGGAGGTGCACTTGGCGTTGAGTTGGCTGGAGCATTAAGAAAGAGGGGCCATATTGTGAATTTACTTGAGGCGGAGAATAGATTAGTACCATATCTGACCCCGGATTTCTCTAAGGAGGTTCAAAAGGTTTTGGAAAGGCAAGGCGTTAACGTAATTCTAAGGGCTAAGGTAGAGGAAGTAAAGGAAAATGAGGTAGTTACCACACAGGGGAGAATAAGGAGCGATTACGTGATCTTCTCTGCGGGTTTTTCCGGTCCTAAAATAGTAAGGGAAATGGGATTGTCAAATAAGAACAATAGGATGCTAGTTGATAAATTCCTCAGATCAGTGGATTACGATTTCGTTTATGGTGCTGGTGATTGTGCCAACTTTAGGGATGGATTTATTCCACAATCTGCACAAGTTTCCTTACAAGCTGGTGAGGTTGCTATGAATAATGCAATAAAGGGTGAGAAAGTCGAGTTTAAACCAGTACAGAAGGCCATAGTATTTAAGATCGGAGACGATTATATTGGTTTGGTAAAGAACACCGTGATAAGTGGTCCTATTGCAGCACTCATTAAATCCTTCGCTATTAGTTCTTTAGAAGGTAAGGTTAAGAAAGTGAACAAATTTGTTCTAGCTATCTGA
- a CDS encoding lipoate--protein ligase family protein, with the protein MLRVVVDGPRDPYYNMAIDESIMLSRNSVNYDTLRLYMWSPSGVSLGRGQNANAAYLDRIKELGFKLVRRPTGGGALLHPEDNEITYSVVLSTNSTIAKLSVDESAIEIAKGVLYTLQILGENVEIRGLGDMKKHDLCYLRSGSSDVVIAGRKISGSAQVRDDKALLQHGTLLLKFEPETWLKVIRTPGVTEEFLKSRIAGLFEFMEVGIDQIFDAMIKGFAKALNEKDVFMGSLTPSEIKLANRLYKEKYSNERWNLLGIQ; encoded by the coding sequence ATGCTAAGAGTAGTAGTTGATGGTCCTAGAGATCCATATTACAATATGGCAATTGATGAGTCAATAATGCTGAGTAGAAATAGTGTTAATTACGATACGTTAAGACTATATATGTGGTCTCCCTCTGGAGTAAGCCTAGGGAGGGGACAAAACGCTAACGCAGCGTATTTAGATAGGATTAAGGAGTTAGGCTTTAAGTTAGTGAGAAGACCCACTGGTGGTGGGGCATTATTACACCCTGAGGATAACGAGATTACATATAGTGTAGTATTGTCAACAAACAGTACAATAGCTAAGTTAAGTGTTGATGAATCTGCCATAGAGATCGCCAAGGGCGTCTTATACACTCTTCAAATCCTAGGGGAGAACGTTGAGATTAGAGGCTTAGGGGATATGAAAAAACATGATTTGTGCTATTTGAGGAGTGGTTCAAGCGATGTGGTAATAGCGGGGAGAAAAATATCTGGATCAGCTCAAGTAAGGGATGATAAAGCGTTGTTACAACATGGCACGTTGCTGCTTAAGTTTGAACCAGAAACTTGGCTAAAGGTTATTAGAACACCCGGAGTTACTGAAGAGTTCTTAAAAAGTAGGATAGCGGGCCTATTCGAGTTTATGGAAGTGGGAATAGATCAAATTTTTGACGCAATGATAAAAGGCTTCGCAAAGGCGTTAAATGAAAAAGACGTGTTTATGGGGAGCCTAACTCCAAGTGAAATAAAATTAGCTAATAGACTTTACAAGGAAAAATATTCTAACGAGAGATGGAATTTATTAGGTATCCAATAA
- a CDS encoding lipoate--protein ligase family protein, with product MENKSIVKLRVLLTEYPNDPYLNVAMDEALLLKSNGFPTLRIWRNDKSVILGILSSVNDEVNLEMIERFGVKLVRRISGGGSVFHDMGNINYTFITSGQGGIDYLYGNLLKGTISAIESLVNERVEVYNETDIAFKGYKISGNAGYINEDKYLLHGTLLVSSNLDILHKVLVIPPKNYRKKDNINMIKYKVSNLSNLVKDNISYDEVVEAFIRGFSSLLHSDDYFLDGINDEELKLATRLANEKYSKKEFIYKR from the coding sequence ATGGAAAATAAAAGCATAGTGAAGCTTAGGGTATTATTAACGGAATATCCTAATGACCCCTATTTGAACGTGGCAATGGATGAGGCACTTTTATTAAAAAGTAATGGCTTTCCTACCTTAAGGATATGGAGAAACGATAAGAGCGTAATTTTAGGAATATTGTCAAGCGTGAATGATGAGGTTAATTTAGAAATGATTGAGAGATTTGGTGTGAAATTGGTTAGGAGGATTAGTGGTGGGGGGTCAGTCTTTCATGATATGGGGAACATAAACTATACTTTCATAACGAGTGGTCAAGGTGGTATAGATTACCTTTACGGCAATTTATTAAAAGGGACAATCAGTGCCATAGAGAGTTTAGTAAATGAAAGAGTTGAGGTTTATAACGAAACTGACATTGCATTTAAGGGTTACAAGATTTCTGGTAATGCCGGATATATAAATGAGGATAAGTATCTTTTGCATGGAACTCTTCTGGTTTCATCTAATTTGGATATATTGCATAAGGTATTGGTCATACCTCCTAAAAATTACAGAAAAAAAGACAACATTAACATGATAAAGTATAAAGTTAGCAATCTCTCAAACTTAGTAAAAGATAATATAAGCTATGACGAAGTAGTTGAAGCTTTCATAAGAGGTTTCTCTTCGCTTTTGCATAGTGACGATTATTTTCTCGATGGGATAAATGATGAGGAATTGAAGCTTGCAACTAGGCTGGCTAATGAAAAGTACTCAAAAAAAGAGTTCATTTATAAACGTTAA
- a CDS encoding (Fe-S)-binding protein, which yields MISSLKLTEMCTHCGFCLETCPTYVVTRNEVHSPRGRIEAVRLGINSIGFETCMYCRLCETACPAGVKYAQIITPVRKSSTKKTLMEKMLENPKLLSKSLKLLGKVNSYPEMERFMKFVKPNEISEPLETNDEGDIILFPGCIESVIFRRTVEKAYKFLSKKYRVKIINGCCGLAHISNGNHEGARKLAMKLAEKVKGKKVITLQSNCAAFMKEYKEWFGIEINAYDFAEFLIKEGIELPKVNDTFTIHYPCHAYRQKLSTHIRNVVEKMGVKISEMEDPHFECGAGGDYWISHPKLSDMVINVKKEKIAKSGVKKVIVTNSVCALAIRSMGYDVYHIADLLDT from the coding sequence ATGATCTCATCTTTGAAATTAACTGAAATGTGTACCCATTGCGGATTTTGTCTAGAAACTTGCCCAACTTATGTTGTAACTAGAAACGAAGTTCATTCACCTAGGGGTAGAATAGAAGCAGTGAGGCTTGGAATAAACAGTATTGGATTTGAGACGTGCATGTATTGTAGATTATGCGAAACTGCTTGTCCAGCAGGTGTTAAATACGCTCAAATTATCACACCAGTTAGGAAAAGCTCCACAAAGAAAACCTTAATGGAAAAGATGTTGGAAAACCCAAAATTACTAAGCAAGTCATTAAAACTGTTAGGTAAGGTAAATAGCTATCCAGAGATGGAAAGGTTCATGAAATTCGTTAAACCCAATGAGATCTCAGAACCATTGGAAACTAATGATGAAGGGGATATAATATTATTTCCTGGTTGTATAGAATCCGTTATATTTAGAAGAACTGTTGAAAAGGCTTACAAATTCTTAAGCAAAAAGTATAGGGTAAAAATTATAAATGGATGTTGTGGTTTAGCCCATATAAGTAATGGAAATCATGAAGGCGCTAGAAAGTTAGCAATGAAACTTGCTGAAAAGGTTAAGGGTAAAAAGGTCATAACATTACAGTCTAATTGTGCCGCATTTATGAAGGAGTATAAGGAATGGTTTGGTATAGAAATCAACGCATATGATTTTGCGGAGTTTTTAATCAAAGAAGGCATAGAATTACCTAAGGTTAACGATACATTTACTATTCACTATCCTTGTCACGCATATAGACAAAAGCTAAGTACGCATATTCGCAACGTTGTCGAGAAAATGGGGGTTAAAATAAGTGAAATGGAGGATCCACATTTCGAGTGTGGTGCTGGTGGAGATTATTGGATATCTCATCCTAAGTTATCTGACATGGTGATAAACGTTAAGAAGGAAAAGATAGCTAAAAGCGGTGTTAAAAAAGTTATTGTAACAAATAGCGTTTGTGCATTAGCCATAAGGTCGATGGGTTATGATGTATACCACATTGCTGACTTATTGGATACCTAA
- a CDS encoding FAD-binding oxidoreductase: protein MINKLAEIVGEEWVITSDEVKLYSYPAFIPLKVEPPVVVLPGSEEEVISLVNFLNENNIKYLVRGSGTSLSGATTPTQGEVIISLTRLNRIYSLDNFEITVGPGLANFLINKTLGNPNLFYAPDPSSYVVSSIGGNISHDSGGMHTPKYGTTFDSVVKLRVLLADGKVEEIGGNNFFDPTSIFVGAEGTLGLILRATLKLFPKPEVSKTLLASFNSIDNAGKAVVSVYKSGVTPAAMEFLDKNSIIAIENTQYKANYPMAEAILLIELDGYGANVEEEEARVVKAVRENNGEVFLPKDDEEKNRWWWGRKGAFPSFAYYSPAYLTLDANVPRSTLPTMLRFTYEISKKYALPVANSFHAGDGTLHPLIGFDPKNVDETIKAIKAAEEITKLAIKLGGVPSGEHGIGIEKIKFMKLYYSEDDLTLMRRLKTAFDSKRLLNPCKLIPPAKNEICNTVNRVHTYLLEGDI, encoded by the coding sequence GTGATTAACAAATTAGCTGAGATAGTAGGCGAGGAGTGGGTAATAACAAGTGATGAAGTCAAGCTGTATTCTTATCCTGCATTTATACCTTTGAAAGTAGAGCCACCAGTTGTTGTTTTACCTGGAAGTGAGGAGGAAGTAATTTCCTTAGTGAATTTTCTTAACGAGAATAATATAAAGTACCTCGTAAGGGGTTCTGGGACAAGTTTAAGCGGGGCAACAACTCCGACACAAGGAGAGGTCATAATTTCGTTAACAAGGCTAAACAGAATTTATTCACTGGATAATTTTGAAATCACTGTAGGTCCAGGATTAGCAAACTTTCTAATTAATAAAACGCTAGGTAATCCTAACCTTTTTTATGCCCCAGATCCCTCAAGTTATGTAGTATCATCAATTGGCGGTAATATAAGTCATGACTCTGGGGGGATGCACACTCCAAAATACGGTACTACTTTCGATAGTGTAGTAAAATTAAGAGTTCTCCTGGCTGACGGAAAGGTTGAGGAAATTGGCGGTAATAATTTCTTTGATCCCACATCAATATTTGTAGGTGCAGAAGGCACTTTAGGGCTCATTTTAAGAGCAACGTTAAAGTTATTTCCAAAACCTGAGGTTAGTAAGACTCTTCTAGCATCGTTCAATTCAATTGACAATGCAGGAAAAGCCGTTGTAAGTGTTTATAAATCTGGAGTAACGCCGGCTGCAATGGAGTTTCTGGATAAGAATTCCATAATTGCCATAGAGAATACTCAATATAAGGCAAATTACCCTATGGCTGAAGCTATCCTTTTAATAGAACTTGATGGATACGGTGCCAATGTGGAGGAGGAAGAAGCTAGGGTAGTAAAGGCAGTAAGGGAGAATAATGGTGAAGTTTTCCTTCCTAAAGATGATGAAGAGAAAAACAGATGGTGGTGGGGCAGAAAGGGGGCTTTTCCTTCATTTGCCTACTATTCACCAGCTTACTTAACACTAGACGCTAATGTTCCTAGATCAACCTTGCCCACCATGTTAAGATTCACATATGAAATCAGTAAGAAGTATGCATTACCAGTTGCCAATAGTTTTCACGCTGGAGATGGGACTTTACATCCATTAATAGGATTCGATCCCAAAAACGTAGATGAGACAATTAAGGCGATTAAGGCAGCTGAGGAGATAACGAAATTGGCTATAAAATTAGGTGGGGTACCTAGTGGGGAACACGGTATTGGAATAGAAAAGATAAAGTTTATGAAGCTTTATTATTCGGAAGACGATTTAACCTTAATGCGAAGATTGAAGACGGCATTTGATTCCAAGAGACTTCTAAATCCATGTAAGTTAATCCCCCCGGCTAAGAATGAAATATGTAATACCGTTAATAGGGTTCACACTTACTTATTGGAGGGAGATATATGA
- a CDS encoding DUF981 family protein, giving the protein MALFVDPLTSQLIAMAVSFLVLAYALFKTYRVHSTVVDYRNAMKSAYMPLLALGTFMTITGIYGLLVWPLISSYNILFYDLYPILGIGLMSIAVSIKNEYKLEVLGFMGLLYGLVTIYYGVTGYLQNMTLEPIALLALYALTGLSSIFFYPVAVFLDNAKVSKAFLIIDAVLLILAALVAGYIGLEAVPSHLTGFAKWTPFV; this is encoded by the coding sequence ATGGCTTTATTCGTAGATCCGTTAACAAGTCAACTCATAGCTATGGCAGTTAGCTTCTTAGTATTAGCTTATGCGTTATTTAAGACCTATAGAGTCCATAGTACAGTAGTCGACTATAGGAACGCCATGAAGAGCGCGTATATGCCACTCCTAGCATTAGGAACATTTATGACAATTACTGGAATTTACGGACTGTTAGTGTGGCCATTGATTAGTAGCTACAACATATTATTTTACGACTTATATCCAATTTTAGGAATTGGATTAATGAGCATTGCAGTTAGTATAAAAAATGAGTATAAGCTGGAAGTTTTAGGTTTTATGGGATTATTGTACGGACTAGTTACAATATACTATGGAGTGACAGGTTATTTACAGAATATGACCCTTGAACCAATAGCGTTATTAGCACTTTACGCATTAACAGGTTTATCTTCCATCTTCTTTTATCCAGTTGCCGTATTTCTTGATAACGCTAAGGTCAGCAAGGCATTCCTAATAATTGATGCAGTACTATTGATCCTAGCAGCACTTGTGGCAGGATATATAGGTTTAGAGGCAGTGCCTAGCCACCTAACTGGATTCGCCAAATGGACTCCGTTTGTATAA
- a CDS encoding FAD-binding oxidoreductase: MDWIDELARIVKTSDGKNEGSTIWKITAIPKTYEELRDVIKFANERKLSIYPLSFNAHHIGPPINTDIGVKLSQFNNVIEISDEDLYVTSQVGVKVSDLFEMVKAKGLFLPAYYDGSLGGLMATNLPTPFSSFYGYPKNLILMAKIITGDGIIAKGGGKTLKFSSGYKIHKILSGMLGWLGIYLEATLKVYPFPEVIATFQTDKVTLTSKYRPISIIHEVDEKGERTYVTFIGFKKAMSKIEEEIGVKGQDGFYNINYVDSERIISIHTVRGREVEEIKKAKNIMKVKRAIGIVGTGYCRLEVASFDNLKVLRQEINGHVVVERGDYKGDYWGISDKETLYKLKEAFDPNNILLPGLLL, encoded by the coding sequence ATGGATTGGATTGATGAGTTAGCCAGAATCGTCAAAACATCAGACGGAAAAAATGAGGGTTCTACCATATGGAAAATTACAGCCATACCAAAAACTTATGAGGAACTTAGGGACGTAATTAAGTTTGCTAATGAGAGAAAGTTATCTATTTATCCATTATCATTTAATGCGCATCATATAGGTCCTCCCATTAATACCGATATAGGAGTTAAATTGAGCCAATTCAACAACGTTATTGAGATTTCAGACGAGGATCTTTACGTAACATCACAAGTTGGAGTAAAAGTTTCAGATTTGTTTGAAATGGTAAAAGCTAAGGGCTTATTTCTTCCAGCGTATTATGATGGATCCTTAGGAGGATTAATGGCAACTAACTTACCTACACCTTTCTCTTCATTTTACGGTTATCCTAAAAACCTAATATTAATGGCTAAAATAATAACTGGAGACGGTATCATAGCCAAGGGTGGTGGTAAAACCCTTAAATTCTCTTCTGGTTATAAAATACACAAAATTCTATCTGGTATGTTAGGCTGGTTAGGTATTTATCTGGAGGCAACTCTAAAGGTATACCCATTTCCAGAAGTGATTGCCACATTTCAGACAGATAAGGTTACCTTAACCAGTAAATATAGACCAATTTCCATAATACACGAAGTTGATGAGAAAGGCGAGAGGACTTACGTCACATTTATTGGATTTAAAAAGGCAATGAGCAAAATAGAGGAGGAAATTGGAGTAAAAGGACAAGATGGTTTCTATAATATAAACTACGTTGATAGTGAAAGGATTATTTCAATCCATACTGTAAGAGGGAGAGAGGTTGAGGAGATTAAGAAGGCTAAGAATATTATGAAGGTTAAAAGGGCGATAGGAATAGTTGGGACTGGTTATTGTAGATTGGAAGTAGCTTCATTTGACAATCTTAAGGTACTAAGGCAAGAAATAAACGGACATGTAGTGGTTGAAAGAGGAGATTATAAGGGAGATTACTGGGGAATTAGCGATAAAGAAACGTTGTACAAGCTAAAGGAAGCATTTGACCCCAATAATATTCTTCTACCCGGGTTATTACTTTAA